A window of Hippoglossus stenolepis isolate QCI-W04-F060 chromosome 18, HSTE1.2, whole genome shotgun sequence contains these coding sequences:
- the pisd gene encoding phosphatidylserine decarboxylase proenzyme, mitochondrial isoform X5, protein MVALYRSFPTRLLSRAWGHLNGVKLPTWLRKPVYSLYIWTFGVDMKEAAVEDLHHYRNLGEFFRRRLKPAVRPLCTSSCLISPADGRVLHFGQVKNSEVEQVKGVTYSLEKFLGPQEGGSQESSLSFRERLLTSPDNDLFHVVVYLAPGDYHCFHSPTDWRVELRRHFPGSLMSVNPGVARLVKDLFCLNERVALTGQWQHGFFSLTAVGATNVGSIRVYFDQELKTNTPRYSKGSFHDHSYVANGNSVNSVLTAVCEGVVPVDGGVALQRGEAIGEFNLGSTIVLLFEAPKDFEFNLQPGQRIRVGEGLGSL, encoded by the exons ATG GTTGCGTTGTACCGCTCTTTCCCGACTCGCCTCCTCTCTCGGGCCTGGGGTCATCTGAACGGCGTGAAGCTTCCCACCTGGCTCCGTAAACCTGTGTACTCGCTCTACATCTGGACGTTTGGGGTCGacatgaag GAGGCGGCGGTGGAGGATTTACATCACTATAGGAATCTGGGGGAATTTTTCCGTCGACGTCTCAAACCTGCTGTGAGACCgctctgcacctcctcctgcctg ATCTCTCCAGCAGACGGGCGGGTCCTGCACTTTGGTCAGGTGAAGAACTCGGAGGTGGAGCAGGTGAAGGGTGTCACCTACAGTCTGGAGAAGTTCCTGGGTCCGCAGGAGGGGGGAAGCCAGG AGTCCTCCCTGTCCTTCAGGGAACGCCTCCTGACGTCACCTGATAACGACCTGTTCCACGTCGTCGTTTACCTGGCTCCAGGGGATTATCACTGTTTCCATTCGCCCACAGACTGGAGGGTGGAGCTTCGACGACACTTCCCAG GCTCGTTAATGTCGGTTAACCCTGGTGTGGCTCGTTTGGTCAAAGATCTCTTCTGTCTTAACGAGCGTGTGGCGCTCACCGGCCAATGGCAGCACGGCTTCTTCTCGTTAACCGCGGTTGGGGCCACAAACGTAGGATCCATCCGGGTTTACTTCGACCAG GAGCTGAAGACCAACACTCCCCGCTACAGTAAAGGCTCGTTCCACGACCACAGTTACGTTGCTAATGGCAACAGTGTGAACAGTGTgttgacagctgtgtgtgagggggtggTCCCTGTGGATGGGGGCGTGGCCTTGCAGAGGGGGGAGGCTATCGGGGAGTTTAACCTCGGGTCCACCATCGTTCTGTTGTTCGAGGCTCCCAAGGACTTTGAATTTAACCTGCAGCCGGGACAGCGAATCAGAGTGGGGGAGGGGCTCGGCAgcctctga
- the pisd gene encoding phosphatidylserine decarboxylase proenzyme, mitochondrial isoform X3 produces the protein MCLRPALSLSPAEVSRSWLQVPRLDLRHRLSALRGGVCQPAPWRRRPIAFLYYVLSISALRPLASRVALYRSFPTRLLSRAWGHLNGVKLPTWLRKPVYSLYIWTFGVDMKEAAVEDLHHYRNLGEFFRRRLKPAVRPLCTSSCLISPADGRVLHFGQVKNSEVEQVKGVTYSLEKFLGPQEGGSQESSLSFRERLLTSPDNDLFHVVVYLAPGDYHCFHSPTDWRVELRRHFPGSLMSVNPGVARLVKDLFCLNERVALTGQWQHGFFSLTAVGATNVGSIRVYFDQELKTNTPRYSKGSFHDHSYVANGNSVNSVLTAVCEGVVPVDGGVALQRGEAIGEFNLGSTIVLLFEAPKDFEFNLQPGQRIRVGEGLGSL, from the exons ATGTGTCTGCggccagctctctctctctctccggcgGAGGTCTCTCGCTCATG GCTCCAGGTCCCTCGTTTGGATCTTCGTCATCGTCTGAGCGCGCTCCGTGGCGGCGTGTGTCAACCCGCCCCTTGGCGCCGTCGGCCAATTGCCTTCCTCTACTATGTCTTGTCCATCAGTGCCCTGCGGCCGCTGGCCAGTCGG GTTGCGTTGTACCGCTCTTTCCCGACTCGCCTCCTCTCTCGGGCCTGGGGTCATCTGAACGGCGTGAAGCTTCCCACCTGGCTCCGTAAACCTGTGTACTCGCTCTACATCTGGACGTTTGGGGTCGacatgaag GAGGCGGCGGTGGAGGATTTACATCACTATAGGAATCTGGGGGAATTTTTCCGTCGACGTCTCAAACCTGCTGTGAGACCgctctgcacctcctcctgcctg ATCTCTCCAGCAGACGGGCGGGTCCTGCACTTTGGTCAGGTGAAGAACTCGGAGGTGGAGCAGGTGAAGGGTGTCACCTACAGTCTGGAGAAGTTCCTGGGTCCGCAGGAGGGGGGAAGCCAGG AGTCCTCCCTGTCCTTCAGGGAACGCCTCCTGACGTCACCTGATAACGACCTGTTCCACGTCGTCGTTTACCTGGCTCCAGGGGATTATCACTGTTTCCATTCGCCCACAGACTGGAGGGTGGAGCTTCGACGACACTTCCCAG GCTCGTTAATGTCGGTTAACCCTGGTGTGGCTCGTTTGGTCAAAGATCTCTTCTGTCTTAACGAGCGTGTGGCGCTCACCGGCCAATGGCAGCACGGCTTCTTCTCGTTAACCGCGGTTGGGGCCACAAACGTAGGATCCATCCGGGTTTACTTCGACCAG GAGCTGAAGACCAACACTCCCCGCTACAGTAAAGGCTCGTTCCACGACCACAGTTACGTTGCTAATGGCAACAGTGTGAACAGTGTgttgacagctgtgtgtgagggggtggTCCCTGTGGATGGGGGCGTGGCCTTGCAGAGGGGGGAGGCTATCGGGGAGTTTAACCTCGGGTCCACCATCGTTCTGTTGTTCGAGGCTCCCAAGGACTTTGAATTTAACCTGCAGCCGGGACAGCGAATCAGAGTGGGGGAGGGGCTCGGCAgcctctga
- the pisd gene encoding phosphatidylserine decarboxylase proenzyme, mitochondrial isoform X1, whose amino-acid sequence MVRYLSRCPAGRHECDLLRQVRRTRDGGGRGGRGGRGVRTRATARFRLQVPRLDLRHRLSALRGGVCQPAPWRRRPIAFLYYVLSISALRPLASRVALYRSFPTRLLSRAWGHLNGVKLPTWLRKPVYSLYIWTFGVDMKEAAVEDLHHYRNLGEFFRRRLKPAVRPLCTSSCLISPADGRVLHFGQVKNSEVEQVKGVTYSLEKFLGPQEGGSQESSLSFRERLLTSPDNDLFHVVVYLAPGDYHCFHSPTDWRVELRRHFPGSLMSVNPGVARLVKDLFCLNERVALTGQWQHGFFSLTAVGATNVGSIRVYFDQELKTNTPRYSKGSFHDHSYVANGNSVNSVLTAVCEGVVPVDGGVALQRGEAIGEFNLGSTIVLLFEAPKDFEFNLQPGQRIRVGEGLGSL is encoded by the exons ATGGTAAGATACTTGTCCCGCTGCCCCGCCGGCAGACATGAGTGCGACCTGCTGCGTCAGGTGAGGCGTACCCgagacggaggaggaagaggaggaagaggaggaaggggggtgAGGACGAGAGCGACGGCACGGTTCAG GCTCCAGGTCCCTCGTTTGGATCTTCGTCATCGTCTGAGCGCGCTCCGTGGCGGCGTGTGTCAACCCGCCCCTTGGCGCCGTCGGCCAATTGCCTTCCTCTACTATGTCTTGTCCATCAGTGCCCTGCGGCCGCTGGCCAGTCGG GTTGCGTTGTACCGCTCTTTCCCGACTCGCCTCCTCTCTCGGGCCTGGGGTCATCTGAACGGCGTGAAGCTTCCCACCTGGCTCCGTAAACCTGTGTACTCGCTCTACATCTGGACGTTTGGGGTCGacatgaag GAGGCGGCGGTGGAGGATTTACATCACTATAGGAATCTGGGGGAATTTTTCCGTCGACGTCTCAAACCTGCTGTGAGACCgctctgcacctcctcctgcctg ATCTCTCCAGCAGACGGGCGGGTCCTGCACTTTGGTCAGGTGAAGAACTCGGAGGTGGAGCAGGTGAAGGGTGTCACCTACAGTCTGGAGAAGTTCCTGGGTCCGCAGGAGGGGGGAAGCCAGG AGTCCTCCCTGTCCTTCAGGGAACGCCTCCTGACGTCACCTGATAACGACCTGTTCCACGTCGTCGTTTACCTGGCTCCAGGGGATTATCACTGTTTCCATTCGCCCACAGACTGGAGGGTGGAGCTTCGACGACACTTCCCAG GCTCGTTAATGTCGGTTAACCCTGGTGTGGCTCGTTTGGTCAAAGATCTCTTCTGTCTTAACGAGCGTGTGGCGCTCACCGGCCAATGGCAGCACGGCTTCTTCTCGTTAACCGCGGTTGGGGCCACAAACGTAGGATCCATCCGGGTTTACTTCGACCAG GAGCTGAAGACCAACACTCCCCGCTACAGTAAAGGCTCGTTCCACGACCACAGTTACGTTGCTAATGGCAACAGTGTGAACAGTGTgttgacagctgtgtgtgagggggtggTCCCTGTGGATGGGGGCGTGGCCTTGCAGAGGGGGGAGGCTATCGGGGAGTTTAACCTCGGGTCCACCATCGTTCTGTTGTTCGAGGCTCCCAAGGACTTTGAATTTAACCTGCAGCCGGGACAGCGAATCAGAGTGGGGGAGGGGCTCGGCAgcctctga
- the pisd gene encoding phosphatidylserine decarboxylase proenzyme, mitochondrial isoform X4, whose amino-acid sequence MGLHPLWPHPHRLQVPRLDLRHRLSALRGGVCQPAPWRRRPIAFLYYVLSISALRPLASRVALYRSFPTRLLSRAWGHLNGVKLPTWLRKPVYSLYIWTFGVDMKEAAVEDLHHYRNLGEFFRRRLKPAVRPLCTSSCLISPADGRVLHFGQVKNSEVEQVKGVTYSLEKFLGPQEGGSQESSLSFRERLLTSPDNDLFHVVVYLAPGDYHCFHSPTDWRVELRRHFPGSLMSVNPGVARLVKDLFCLNERVALTGQWQHGFFSLTAVGATNVGSIRVYFDQELKTNTPRYSKGSFHDHSYVANGNSVNSVLTAVCEGVVPVDGGVALQRGEAIGEFNLGSTIVLLFEAPKDFEFNLQPGQRIRVGEGLGSL is encoded by the exons GCTCCAGGTCCCTCGTTTGGATCTTCGTCATCGTCTGAGCGCGCTCCGTGGCGGCGTGTGTCAACCCGCCCCTTGGCGCCGTCGGCCAATTGCCTTCCTCTACTATGTCTTGTCCATCAGTGCCCTGCGGCCGCTGGCCAGTCGG GTTGCGTTGTACCGCTCTTTCCCGACTCGCCTCCTCTCTCGGGCCTGGGGTCATCTGAACGGCGTGAAGCTTCCCACCTGGCTCCGTAAACCTGTGTACTCGCTCTACATCTGGACGTTTGGGGTCGacatgaag GAGGCGGCGGTGGAGGATTTACATCACTATAGGAATCTGGGGGAATTTTTCCGTCGACGTCTCAAACCTGCTGTGAGACCgctctgcacctcctcctgcctg ATCTCTCCAGCAGACGGGCGGGTCCTGCACTTTGGTCAGGTGAAGAACTCGGAGGTGGAGCAGGTGAAGGGTGTCACCTACAGTCTGGAGAAGTTCCTGGGTCCGCAGGAGGGGGGAAGCCAGG AGTCCTCCCTGTCCTTCAGGGAACGCCTCCTGACGTCACCTGATAACGACCTGTTCCACGTCGTCGTTTACCTGGCTCCAGGGGATTATCACTGTTTCCATTCGCCCACAGACTGGAGGGTGGAGCTTCGACGACACTTCCCAG GCTCGTTAATGTCGGTTAACCCTGGTGTGGCTCGTTTGGTCAAAGATCTCTTCTGTCTTAACGAGCGTGTGGCGCTCACCGGCCAATGGCAGCACGGCTTCTTCTCGTTAACCGCGGTTGGGGCCACAAACGTAGGATCCATCCGGGTTTACTTCGACCAG GAGCTGAAGACCAACACTCCCCGCTACAGTAAAGGCTCGTTCCACGACCACAGTTACGTTGCTAATGGCAACAGTGTGAACAGTGTgttgacagctgtgtgtgagggggtggTCCCTGTGGATGGGGGCGTGGCCTTGCAGAGGGGGGAGGCTATCGGGGAGTTTAACCTCGGGTCCACCATCGTTCTGTTGTTCGAGGCTCCCAAGGACTTTGAATTTAACCTGCAGCCGGGACAGCGAATCAGAGTGGGGGAGGGGCTCGGCAgcctctga